In a genomic window of Trichoderma atroviride chromosome 4, complete sequence:
- a CDS encoding uncharacterized protein (antiSMASH:Cluster_4.4), producing the protein MVEKLYVTYNDVHKLCQQAAPKILEDFKPQLMIAIGGGGYVPARILRSFLKQPGSPNIPIQAIGLSLYESLGSSEVEEIGTKVTRTQWLDLSALGEMGNLVGKRVLIVDEVDDTRTTLEYAVKELEKDVEEARQKIGPDAPKAEFSIFVLHNKDKPKKGQLPDEMVNSRYIAAVTCGDAWINYPWEAIDIDEHDGHAQKA; encoded by the exons ATGGTTGAGAAGCTCTACGTTACCTACAATGAT GTCCACAAGCTGTGCCAGCAGGCCGCTCCCAAGATCCTCGAGGACTTCAAGCCGCAGCTCATGATCGccatcggcggcggcggctacGTGCCTGCGCGAATCCTGCGCTCGTTCCTCAAGCAGCCCGGATCGCCCAACATCCCCATCCAGGCCATCGGCCTCTCGCTGTACGAGTCGCTCGGCAGCAGCGAGGTCGAGGAGATTGGCACAAAGGTCACCCGCACCCAGTGGCTCGATCTCTCTGCCCTGGGCGAGATGGGAAACCTCGTCGGCAAGCGCGTCCTGATCGTGGACGAGGTCGACGACACCCGGACGACGCTCGAGTATGCcgtcaaggagctggagaaggatgTCGAGGAGGCCCGCCAGAAGATCGGACCTGATGCCCCCAAGGCTGAGTTTAGCATCTTTGTTCTTCAC AACAAggacaagcccaagaagggtCAGCTGCCCGACGAGATGGTCAACAGCCGCTACATTGCCGCTGTCACCTGCGGCGATGCCTGGATCAACTATCCCTGGGAGGCCATCGACATTGACGAGCACGATGGACATGCCCAGAAGGCATAG